In the genome of Thermoplasmata archaeon, one region contains:
- a CDS encoding MBL fold metallo-hydrolase: protein MTTRITCVYDEGSQPYTSLIGAKGTALLVEKDGKRVLFNTGLRDRYLIHNIEHLELDFDSIDAVVVSQSNPCDSAALNGLLKRREKPVDVYCPEGLYGDRSFFSRGVGLSQEHKDKAVFHPIGSWQEIIPGIFITPFYKDERGYGETFLVVTEGNKAALLSGRCSCYPDAVIADAKGMTGKTLKAFIGPVCLEKRKKPVAKAYSEMLAEIPDLYINHCVGRDGIVNLRVNLGLEGVKDFYVGDVYTLE, encoded by the coding sequence ATGACCACGAGGATCACATGCGTTTACGACGAGGGCTCCCAGCCCTACACCAGTCTGATCGGGGCCAAAGGCACGGCGCTCCTGGTCGAGAAGGACGGCAAGAGGGTCCTCTTCAACACCGGTCTACGCGATAGATACCTTATCCATAACATAGAGCATCTGGAGCTGGATTTCGATTCGATAGATGCAGTCGTGGTATCTCAGAGCAATCCCTGCGATTCCGCAGCCTTGAACGGTCTCCTGAAGAGGAGGGAGAAACCCGTCGACGTGTACTGTCCCGAAGGACTGTACGGGGACAGATCGTTCTTCTCCAGGGGAGTCGGTCTCTCCCAAGAGCACAAGGACAAGGCGGTCTTCCACCCGATAGGTTCCTGGCAGGAGATAATCCCGGGGATCTTCATCACGCCTTTCTACAAGGATGAGAGGGGGTACGGTGAGACGTTCCTGGTCGTCACTGAAGGCAACAAGGCCGCGCTTCTCAGCGGACGCTGCTCATGCTATCCCGATGCGGTCATCGCGGACGCCAAAGGCATGACGGGTAAGACCCTGAAGGCGTTCATCGGCCCGGTCTGTCTCGAGAAGAGGAAGAAGCCTGTTGCGAAGGCATACTCTGAGATGCTGGCCGAGATTCCGGATCTCTACATCAACCACTGCGTCGGCAGGGACGGCATCGTGAATCTCAGGGTGAACCTCGGTCTCGAAGGCGTGAAGGACTTCTACGTCGGCGACGTGTACACCTTGGAATGA
- a CDS encoding metal-dependent hydrolase, with product MSEKVPVYDNHIHMSPSGRNVDALKEYQAAGGTGLTLVTLPHKEVPIACGKDFARSYEVTYSLADRAKEETDLEINIAVGPYPILLISLAERYGLQKAEEIMIEGMEYAAKDVAEGRACAIGEIGRPHFPVDKEIWDASNRVLLRGFELARENDVPIIIHCENEPDTNESLAQLADKAGLDRGLVVKHSSPPLVAPEETHGVMPSIPASKSNLKEALSKGTDRFMIETDYIDDLEKPTAIMAVTTVPKKVSAWVANGQVPMESIYRICKDIPDSLYHR from the coding sequence ATGAGCGAAAAGGTCCCCGTATATGACAACCACATTCACATGAGCCCGTCCGGCAGGAACGTCGACGCTCTGAAGGAATATCAGGCAGCAGGAGGGACCGGTCTCACTCTGGTGACACTTCCCCATAAGGAGGTACCTATCGCATGCGGGAAGGATTTCGCGAGATCCTACGAGGTCACCTACAGTCTGGCCGATAGGGCGAAGGAGGAGACCGATCTAGAGATCAACATCGCTGTCGGACCCTACCCCATTCTTTTGATATCTCTGGCAGAACGGTACGGCCTGCAGAAGGCGGAGGAGATCATGATCGAGGGCATGGAATATGCCGCGAAGGATGTCGCAGAGGGCCGTGCGTGCGCCATAGGTGAGATAGGAAGGCCCCATTTCCCTGTCGACAAGGAGATATGGGACGCATCCAACAGGGTCCTGCTCAGAGGCTTCGAATTAGCAAGAGAGAACGATGTGCCAATCATCATACATTGCGAGAACGAGCCCGACACGAATGAGTCCCTCGCGCAACTAGCCGACAAGGCAGGTCTCGACCGCGGTCTCGTCGTCAAGCACTCCTCCCCGCCCCTTGTCGCCCCCGAGGAGACTCACGGCGTCATGCCGTCCATTCCCGCATCCAAATCCAATCTCAAGGAGGCCCTGTCCAAAGGTACCGACAGATTCATGATCGAGACGGATTACATCGATGATCTGGAGAAGCCCACTGCAATAATGGCGGTCACCACCGTCCCGAAGAAGGTGTCCGCATGGGTGGCGAACGGCCAGGTCCCCATGGAATCGATTTATAGGATATGCAAGGATATACCGGACTCGCTATACCATCGCTGA